The Rufibacter sp. DG15C region GAAGGCACTACCTACGAGCGCGTGAGCGACGATGATTACCTGTTGCACGGCGACCTGACCATCAAAGGCATCACCAAACCCGTGACCGTAAAGGTAGAGTTCGGCGGTATTGTGGTGGACCCGTACGGCCAGACCAAAGCCGGATTTACCGTGACTGGCAAAATCAGCCGGAAGGAGTTTGGTTTGACCTGGAACGCCGTAACTGAGGCCGGTAGCGTAGTAGTGAGCGATGAGATTAAACTGCAAGCTGAAATCCAATTGGTGAAGCAAGCCTAAGACCAAGCGGGCTTCGTTTTTGGCCTGTTTCTAAGAAAACAGGCCAAAAACGGAAAAGCCTGAACATCAGACCAAACCTACGTCCGTACAACCATCCAAACAGCGACCGCATGCAAGTAGAAAGATTCAACCCCGCCGACAGAGGCGTCAAAGACCTGGGCTGGCTGAAGAGCAATTTTGTGTTCAGCTTCTCTGGCTACCACAATCCGGCGCGGGCTGGGTTTGGCTTGTTGCGGGCGTTCAATGATGACTTTGTGCAACCAGAAAACGGCTTCGGGCTGCACCCGCACGCCAACATGGAGATTATCTCTGTGATGTTGGCCGGCTCCATGAGCCATATTGACTCACTGGGCTACAAAGAGACGGTGCACCAAGACTGGGTGCAGATTATGAGCGCCGGCAGTGGCTTGCGCCATGAAGAACACAACGTGGGCGCAGACCAGGTCAATTTCCTGCAAATCTGGATTGAGCCCAAACTGCAGAACATCACACCCCGCTACCAGCGCCGGCATTTTCCAGAAGAGCAACGCAAAAACCAACTGGTCAGCATCGTGAGCCAGGAGGAAGGCACCGGCCACTGCTGGATTAACCAAAACGCGA contains the following coding sequences:
- a CDS encoding YceI family protein, whose translation is MATTKWAVDPMHSEVQFKVKHLMITTVTGYFQSFNVEAETADETFTSANKVTFTADVNSISTNNEQRDTHLKSADFFDAETHGQIKFEGTTYERVSDDDYLLHGDLTIKGITKPVTVKVEFGGIVVDPYGQTKAGFTVTGKISRKEFGLTWNAVTEAGSVVVSDEIKLQAEIQLVKQA
- a CDS encoding pirin family protein, with the translated sequence MQVERFNPADRGVKDLGWLKSNFVFSFSGYHNPARAGFGLLRAFNDDFVQPENGFGLHPHANMEIISVMLAGSMSHIDSLGYKETVHQDWVQIMSAGSGLRHEEHNVGADQVNFLQIWIEPKLQNITPRYQRRHFPEEQRKNQLVSIVSQEEGTGHCWINQNAKLSLGYFEAGQTASYAFNPVNKAVFLFNISGTLEVNGEQLTNREALGIWDTAQLEFIFTQESRFLLIETPINH